In Myxococcus guangdongensis, one genomic interval encodes:
- a CDS encoding heavy metal-binding domain-containing protein, with product MRSFLSVVASLATLAACASEPKRLAPSLDPSNPEAPESPAAPLSSALAAAPPDAKSPRAPEAEKSAPPDAGTALYTCPMHPEVQSDKPGVCPQCNMKLTPAKPASGHEGHGEHR from the coding sequence ATGCGTTCCTTCCTCAGCGTCGTCGCGAGCCTCGCCACGCTCGCCGCCTGTGCCTCCGAGCCGAAGCGGCTCGCCCCGTCCCTGGACCCGTCGAACCCGGAGGCGCCCGAGTCCCCGGCTGCTCCGCTCTCCAGCGCGCTCGCGGCCGCGCCTCCCGATGCGAAGTCACCGCGCGCTCCGGAGGCCGAGAAGTCGGCGCCGCCGGATGCGGGCACCGCGCTCTACACGTGCCCGATGCACCCGGAGGTCCAGTCGGACAAGCCCGGCGTGTGCCCCCAGTGCAACATGAAGCTGACACCGGCGAAGCCCGCGTCGGGCCATGAGGGACACGGAGAGCACCGGTGA
- a CDS encoding peptidoglycan recognition protein family protein, translating to MSLRLPPSTTTRTTTKAKAAATNTVTVPPAGLSKGDTGPKVKQLQDALVKLGYLTAKQVATGPGTFGAQTEAAVKKFQADKKLPTTGYYGEQTQAALKKALSGTPTTPTTPTTPGTKPAVISAPSPNSDSRNGTDIDTIVLHHTASNDGKADLSWMRNPKSGVSAHYMVDRDGKIYQLVGDDKRAWHAGKSELHGVPTDVNARSIGIEIVNDGSGKTAFTEAQYKALTQLTSHLKEKYDVPMKNIVGHADVAVPKGRKNDPAPNFDWSRLRKGIS from the coding sequence ATGAGCTTGCGACTTCCCCCCTCCACGACGACCCGCACCACCACCAAGGCCAAGGCCGCCGCCACGAACACCGTCACGGTGCCTCCCGCGGGACTGAGCAAGGGCGACACGGGCCCCAAGGTGAAGCAGTTGCAGGACGCGCTGGTGAAGCTCGGCTATCTCACGGCGAAGCAGGTGGCCACGGGCCCCGGCACCTTCGGCGCGCAGACTGAAGCCGCGGTGAAGAAGTTCCAGGCCGACAAGAAACTTCCCACGACGGGGTACTACGGCGAGCAGACGCAGGCGGCGCTGAAGAAGGCGCTGTCGGGCACGCCGACGACGCCCACCACGCCGACGACGCCGGGCACGAAGCCCGCGGTCATCAGCGCGCCCTCGCCCAACTCCGACAGCCGCAACGGGACGGACATCGACACCATCGTCCTGCACCACACGGCGTCGAACGACGGCAAGGCCGACCTGTCGTGGATGCGCAACCCGAAGAGCGGCGTGTCCGCGCACTACATGGTCGACCGCGACGGCAAAATCTATCAGCTCGTCGGTGACGACAAGCGCGCGTGGCACGCGGGCAAGAGCGAGCTGCACGGCGTCCCCACGGACGTGAACGCGCGCTCCATCGGCATCGAAATCGTCAACGACGGCAGCGGCAAGACGGCCTTCACGGAGGCGCAGTACAAGGCGCTGACCCAGCTGACGAGCCACCTGAAGGAGAAGTACGACGTGCCGATGAAGAACATCGTCGGCCACGCGGACGTGGCGGTGCCCAAGGGCCGCAAGAACGACCCGGCGCCGAACTTCGACTGGTCGCGGCTGCGCAAGGGCATCTCCTGA
- a CDS encoding DUF2378 family protein produces the protein MSPGKLIFAQSVEALFVRALGPYLSKEGRQRLKGVGLDLSEPLRPAYSLEQWHGFLRVAVQDVFPTLPPNEAWLMLGARYLQGFRQTSVGRASLSLVTRLGPMRTLERVPFNVKAGNNFNEVRVEESTEGAATLWMKDVVADNPYFSAGFLAESLRVAGAGNVVVEPLAFDGTAATYRITWGRAAAAPVGESIPAPGV, from the coding sequence ATGTCGCCCGGGAAGCTCATCTTCGCGCAGTCCGTGGAAGCCCTCTTCGTGCGGGCCCTGGGGCCCTACCTGTCGAAGGAGGGACGCCAGCGCCTGAAGGGCGTGGGCCTGGATTTGTCGGAGCCGCTGCGGCCGGCCTACTCCCTGGAGCAGTGGCACGGCTTCCTGCGCGTGGCGGTCCAGGACGTCTTCCCGACGCTGCCTCCCAACGAGGCGTGGCTGATGCTGGGCGCGCGCTACCTGCAGGGCTTCCGGCAGACGTCGGTGGGGCGGGCCAGCCTGTCGCTCGTCACCCGGCTGGGACCGATGCGCACGCTGGAGCGCGTCCCCTTCAACGTGAAGGCGGGCAACAACTTCAACGAGGTCCGCGTCGAGGAGTCCACCGAGGGCGCGGCCACGCTGTGGATGAAGGACGTGGTGGCGGACAACCCGTACTTCTCCGCGGGCTTCCTCGCCGAGTCGCTGCGCGTCGCGGGCGCCGGCAACGTGGTGGTGGAGCCGCTCGCCTTCGACGGCACCGCCGCCACGTACCGCATCACCTGGGGCCGCGCGGCCGCCGCCCCCGTGGGCGAGTCCATCCCCGCTCCGGGCGTCTGA
- a CDS encoding TolC family protein: MLNPSAMTALGLVAALVWPFASTASPSELSFQDALALARRRAPALLDAAGRVAEAQGPVAGASPWLRENPTVSFELGPRTHDDLRGTQLSLGVSQPIELGGKQGARRDSARAGLQRQDAEQKDAERRVLGEVGAVFLRALYARELSRLMQQTEEAARNLSDSTGKRFDAGDVPVVDVNVAKVALARARAGVVTAQGEEQALLNELRALLGLPLQDPLTVRGELRELASLPVAAPSETQERPDVVALESELTQAEADLRLGRAEGWPDVSVGVRYEKEVDEKALVGTLSVPLPVFSRGQEAKVTGDARVRRLRTALESARRARDVQVEAARVRDASRQQALAVLETDALPLLDENESLARRSYEAGEMDLAGLLLVRRETLETRVALLDSHLQAALARVQLAVEMGVLP; this comes from the coding sequence GTGCTCAACCCCTCCGCGATGACGGCCCTCGGGCTCGTCGCCGCCCTGGTCTGGCCCTTCGCCAGCACCGCCTCACCTTCCGAGCTGTCCTTCCAGGACGCCCTCGCCCTCGCTCGACGACGCGCGCCCGCGTTGCTGGATGCGGCGGGCCGCGTGGCCGAGGCACAGGGACCCGTCGCCGGCGCATCGCCGTGGCTCCGCGAGAACCCCACCGTCAGCTTCGAGCTGGGGCCGCGCACGCACGACGACCTTCGTGGGACGCAGTTGTCCCTCGGCGTCTCGCAGCCCATCGAGCTCGGCGGCAAGCAGGGCGCGCGTCGGGACTCCGCGCGCGCGGGACTCCAGCGACAGGACGCCGAGCAGAAGGACGCCGAGCGACGCGTGCTCGGTGAAGTGGGCGCGGTCTTCCTGCGCGCCCTGTATGCACGGGAGCTGTCGCGGCTGATGCAGCAGACGGAGGAGGCCGCGAGGAACCTGTCCGACTCCACCGGCAAGCGCTTCGACGCGGGGGACGTGCCCGTCGTCGACGTCAACGTGGCGAAGGTGGCGCTGGCCCGCGCCCGCGCTGGCGTGGTGACGGCCCAGGGAGAAGAACAGGCCCTGCTCAACGAGCTGCGCGCCCTGTTGGGCCTGCCGCTCCAGGACCCGCTCACGGTGCGCGGCGAGCTGCGGGAGCTGGCCTCGCTGCCCGTGGCGGCGCCCTCGGAGACACAGGAGCGTCCGGACGTGGTGGCCCTGGAGTCCGAGCTCACGCAGGCGGAGGCGGACCTGCGGCTGGGCCGCGCCGAGGGCTGGCCCGACGTGAGCGTGGGCGTGCGCTACGAGAAGGAGGTCGACGAGAAGGCGCTCGTCGGAACCCTCAGCGTCCCCCTGCCCGTGTTCTCCCGAGGGCAGGAGGCGAAGGTCACGGGCGATGCGCGCGTGCGCAGGCTGCGCACCGCGCTGGAGTCCGCTCGCCGCGCGCGCGACGTGCAGGTGGAGGCCGCGCGTGTGCGCGATGCCTCGCGTCAGCAGGCGCTGGCCGTGCTGGAGACGGATGCGCTGCCGCTGCTCGACGAGAACGAGTCGCTGGCCCGCCGCTCCTACGAAGCCGGGGAGATGGACCTCGCGGGGTTGCTCCTCGTCCGCCGTGAAACGCTCGAGACGCGCGTGGCGCTGCTCGACAGCCACCTGCAGGCGGCGCTCGCCCGGGTGCAGCTCGCCGTCGAGATGGGAGTCCTTCCATGA
- a CDS encoding efflux RND transporter permease subunit, producing MATDTSWVGRVLRASFARPGLTVMLALALSAFGAVSLHGLRRDVFPDLSAPIFNVIVQNAAMGAEELETAVAIPMEVALAGLPDVRRIRSTSQLGVTQVTVEFEPDADYFRSRQYVAERVAQAQGELPTGTDAPLVSSLTGRLNEVFEFTLEAEPGSADLMALRDLAEFEVKNRLLAVPGVAGVERLGGYLRQFQVLLDPDQMVARGVSLTEVEHALEGANLNASGGFVVQGPMEWTVRAVGRAQTVEDLNTTVVALRDGTPVLLADVADVREGPAVRRGIAHRLKGEVVSCRVIKQFGADTQAVAKGVRVALEELKQSMPPGVQLRVVYDQSELVDSALGGVSRAILLGALLVVLVLFVLLGDWRAALIVTLTLPLSLALAGILLKVAGIGINTMTLGGLAIAVGLLVDTAIIVTENIIHDLREGQGQRSVREEALSASMEVGRPIAFATLIVVSVFIPLFAMTGIEGRMYQPLAAAVVACLAASLALALTLVPVASSLLLKRPREGTPEDVWLIRRIKAVYSPLLDACMRRAGLVRLVALAITVPALGLAFAVGSDFMPRLDEGAFLLQTVLPPEASLEEVDRLNHLVEDVLLGFPEVEDVVRRTGRAERTEDPMPHTVSDVLVVLKKERGRGLEKLEEDLRVAVNRVPGVTTLFTTPLGMRIDEGLGGSPADLSVRVFGPELETLAALGERTRAILAKVDGVEDLRVEKLSGLPQLRITVNRAAVARVGLTPGDVIRAVRVGMVGEESSQVWKGQRRHDLVLRLADHRRGDLQALRNLLVDGHDGTRIPLSQLATIEETFGAGSVRREAGSRRLAVEASVSGRDLGSTAAEVRERLAAELKLPTGYFVDVGGRVESQQRAAQSLAMAIAVAILAVFVLLYLALDSVAEALVILATLPDAFVGGILALLIAGETWNVSSLVGLIGLFGIAVQNGLVLVSQTKDLLSRGRSFDDAVREASLGRVRPKLMTAATAILGLLPLLVLPLHGTEIERPLAIVMVGGLVTSTLFTLLVLPTFYVWVHGVREKVRRRGVAARSPTVS from the coding sequence ATGGCCACTGACACCTCCTGGGTGGGCCGCGTGCTGCGCGCGTCGTTCGCGCGGCCCGGGCTCACGGTGATGCTGGCCCTGGCGCTGTCCGCGTTCGGCGCCGTGTCGCTCCATGGCCTGCGTCGCGACGTGTTCCCGGACCTGTCCGCGCCCATCTTCAACGTCATCGTCCAGAACGCCGCCATGGGCGCGGAGGAGCTGGAGACGGCGGTGGCCATCCCGATGGAGGTGGCGCTCGCGGGCCTGCCCGACGTGCGCCGCATCCGCTCCACCTCGCAGCTGGGCGTCACGCAGGTGACGGTGGAGTTCGAGCCGGACGCGGACTACTTCCGCAGCCGCCAGTACGTCGCCGAGCGCGTGGCCCAGGCCCAGGGCGAGCTGCCCACCGGCACCGACGCGCCGCTGGTCTCCAGCCTCACGGGCCGACTCAACGAGGTGTTCGAGTTCACCCTCGAGGCCGAGCCCGGCTCCGCGGACCTGATGGCGCTGCGGGACCTGGCCGAGTTCGAGGTGAAGAACCGCCTGCTCGCCGTGCCGGGCGTCGCGGGCGTGGAGCGACTGGGCGGCTACCTGCGCCAGTTCCAGGTGCTGCTGGACCCCGACCAGATGGTGGCCCGAGGCGTCAGCCTGACCGAGGTGGAGCACGCGCTGGAGGGCGCCAACCTCAACGCCTCCGGAGGCTTCGTGGTGCAGGGGCCCATGGAGTGGACGGTGCGCGCGGTGGGTCGCGCCCAGACGGTGGAGGACCTGAACACCACGGTGGTGGCGCTGCGCGACGGCACGCCCGTGCTGCTCGCGGACGTGGCCGACGTGCGCGAGGGCCCCGCGGTGCGCCGAGGCATCGCCCACCGGCTCAAGGGCGAGGTGGTCAGCTGCCGCGTCATCAAGCAGTTCGGCGCGGACACGCAGGCCGTGGCGAAGGGCGTGCGCGTGGCGCTCGAGGAGCTGAAGCAGTCCATGCCTCCGGGCGTGCAGCTGCGCGTCGTCTATGACCAGTCGGAGCTGGTGGACTCGGCGCTGGGCGGTGTCAGCCGGGCCATCCTGCTGGGCGCGCTGCTGGTGGTGCTGGTGCTCTTCGTGCTGCTGGGGGACTGGCGCGCCGCGCTCATCGTCACGCTCACCCTGCCCCTGTCGCTGGCGCTCGCGGGCATCCTGCTGAAGGTCGCGGGCATCGGCATCAACACCATGACGCTGGGCGGGCTGGCCATCGCCGTGGGCCTGCTGGTGGACACGGCCATCATCGTCACCGAGAACATCATCCATGACCTGCGCGAGGGACAGGGACAGCGGTCCGTGCGCGAGGAGGCGCTGTCCGCGTCGATGGAGGTGGGGCGCCCCATCGCCTTCGCCACGCTCATCGTCGTGTCCGTCTTCATCCCGCTGTTCGCGATGACAGGCATCGAGGGGCGGATGTACCAGCCGCTCGCCGCCGCCGTAGTGGCGTGCCTCGCCGCGTCGCTGGCGCTGGCGCTCACGCTGGTGCCGGTGGCCTCGTCGCTCCTGCTCAAGCGTCCGCGCGAGGGCACGCCCGAGGACGTGTGGCTCATCCGCAGAATCAAGGCGGTGTACTCGCCGCTGCTCGACGCGTGCATGCGGCGCGCGGGGCTGGTGCGACTGGTGGCGCTGGCCATCACCGTGCCCGCGCTGGGGCTCGCGTTCGCGGTGGGCAGCGACTTCATGCCCCGCCTGGACGAGGGCGCGTTCCTGCTCCAGACGGTGCTCCCCCCGGAGGCCTCCCTGGAGGAGGTGGACCGGCTCAACCACCTGGTGGAGGACGTGCTGCTCGGCTTCCCGGAGGTGGAGGACGTGGTGCGCCGCACCGGCCGCGCCGAGCGCACCGAGGACCCGATGCCGCACACGGTGTCGGACGTGCTCGTCGTGCTCAAGAAGGAGCGAGGCAGGGGCCTGGAGAAGCTGGAGGAGGACCTGCGCGTCGCCGTGAACCGGGTGCCCGGCGTCACCACCCTGTTCACCACGCCGCTGGGCATGCGCATCGACGAGGGCCTGGGCGGCAGCCCCGCGGACCTGTCGGTGCGCGTCTTCGGGCCGGAGCTGGAGACGCTCGCGGCGCTGGGTGAGCGCACGCGCGCCATCCTCGCGAAGGTGGACGGCGTGGAGGACCTGCGCGTGGAGAAGCTCAGCGGCCTGCCCCAGCTTCGCATCACCGTGAATCGCGCCGCCGTGGCGCGCGTGGGCCTGACGCCCGGAGACGTCATCCGCGCGGTGCGCGTGGGCATGGTGGGCGAGGAGTCCTCGCAGGTGTGGAAGGGCCAGCGACGACACGATTTGGTGCTCCGACTGGCGGACCACCGACGCGGTGACTTGCAGGCGCTGCGAAACCTCCTGGTGGACGGGCACGACGGGACGCGCATCCCCTTGAGCCAGTTGGCCACCATCGAGGAGACCTTCGGCGCGGGCAGCGTGCGCCGCGAGGCGGGCAGCCGCAGGCTCGCGGTGGAGGCGAGCGTGTCCGGGCGCGATCTGGGCAGCACCGCGGCCGAGGTGCGCGAGCGACTGGCCGCGGAGCTGAAGCTGCCGACCGGTTACTTCGTCGACGTGGGCGGACGCGTGGAGAGCCAGCAGCGCGCCGCGCAGTCATTGGCCATGGCCATCGCCGTGGCCATCCTCGCGGTGTTCGTGCTGCTGTACCTCGCGCTCGACTCGGTCGCCGAGGCGCTGGTCATCCTCGCCACGCTGCCCGACGCCTTCGTCGGCGGCATCCTCGCGCTGCTCATCGCGGGCGAGACGTGGAACGTCTCCAGCCTCGTGGGCCTCATCGGCCTGTTCGGCATCGCCGTGCAGAACGGCCTGGTGCTCGTCTCACAAACCAAGGACCTGCTCTCACGCGGCAGGTCATTCGATGACGCGGTGCGAGAGGCGAGCCTCGGGCGCGTGCGTCCCAAATTGATGACAGCCGCCACCGCCATCCTCGGTCTGCTGCCACTGTTGGTTTTGCCTCTCCACGGAACTGAGATTGAGCGCCCACTCGCCATCGTCATGGTGGGCGGGCTCGTGACCTCGACGTTGTTCACCTTGTTGGTGTTGCCGACTTTTTACGTGTGGGTGCACGGCGTCAGAGAGAAGGTGCGTCGTCGAGGTGTGGCCGCGCGCAGCCCCACTGTGTCCTGA
- a CDS encoding efflux RND transporter periplasmic adaptor subunit gives MKRLAFIASLALALAACKQSKPEHADEHDHEEGAQPAGGHDEGHDESHVHIAPEMLRDLRVTTAPAAARPGGDSVNALGELTFSEDAYAEVASPISARVGAVFVTTGQHVKEGEKLAELRSPELGKARAALQSAKARATATRQAAERKRALAAERIVAQKDVQAAEVEAAGAEAEVAAARAELTALGASEDTAGVAGFILRSPIQGTVIERDARMGQMADAEHTLFRIGDLGSLWLIVHAFERDAVRMRPDTEARITFAAFPGKEVLARVGHVGQRVDAASRTIPVRLVLDNAEGLFKPGMSATASIPLGGPDGTITAVPAAALQRLENGWVVFLPTGERGSFERRQVGRGRTLGDHVEVLSGLKVGEQVVVDGAFLLKAEVEKSAGGADHHGH, from the coding sequence ATGAAGCGCCTCGCGTTCATCGCGTCCCTGGCCCTCGCGCTCGCGGCCTGCAAGCAGTCCAAGCCCGAGCACGCGGACGAGCACGACCACGAGGAGGGCGCCCAACCCGCGGGGGGCCACGACGAGGGACATGACGAGTCCCACGTCCACATCGCGCCGGAGATGCTCCGCGACCTGCGCGTCACCACCGCCCCCGCGGCGGCGCGGCCCGGCGGAGACAGCGTCAACGCGCTGGGCGAGCTGACCTTCAGCGAGGACGCCTACGCGGAGGTGGCCTCGCCCATCTCCGCGCGCGTGGGCGCGGTGTTCGTCACCACGGGCCAGCACGTGAAGGAGGGCGAGAAGCTGGCGGAGCTGCGCAGCCCCGAGCTGGGCAAGGCGCGCGCCGCGCTCCAGTCCGCCAAGGCCCGGGCCACCGCCACCCGACAGGCTGCCGAGCGCAAGCGCGCGCTCGCCGCCGAGCGCATCGTCGCGCAGAAGGACGTGCAGGCCGCCGAGGTGGAAGCAGCCGGCGCCGAGGCGGAGGTCGCCGCGGCCCGCGCGGAGCTGACGGCGTTGGGCGCCAGCGAGGACACCGCGGGCGTGGCCGGCTTCATCCTGCGCTCGCCCATCCAGGGCACCGTCATCGAGCGCGACGCGCGCATGGGACAGATGGCGGACGCCGAGCACACGCTCTTCCGCATCGGCGACCTGGGCTCGCTGTGGCTCATCGTCCATGCGTTCGAGCGCGACGCCGTGCGCATGCGCCCGGACACCGAGGCGCGCATCACCTTCGCCGCCTTCCCGGGCAAGGAGGTCCTCGCCCGCGTGGGCCACGTGGGCCAGCGCGTGGACGCGGCCAGTCGCACCATCCCCGTGCGGCTGGTGCTCGACAACGCCGAGGGCCTCTTCAAGCCCGGCATGTCCGCCACCGCGTCGATTCCGCTGGGCGGCCCCGACGGCACCATCACCGCCGTGCCCGCGGCCGCGCTCCAGCGACTGGAGAACGGCTGGGTGGTCTTCCTGCCCACCGGCGAGCGCGGCTCGTTCGAGCGGCGTCAGGTGGGCCGAGGCCGCACGCTGGGAGACCACGTGGAGGTGCTCTCCGGCCTGAAGGTCGGCGAGCAGGTGGTGGTGGACGGCGCGTTCCTGCTCAAGGCCGAGGTGGAGAAGTCCGCGGGAGGAGCGGACCATCATGGCCACTGA
- a CDS encoding PLP-dependent cysteine synthase family protein codes for MRPPCRPLPADGRFLQAIAPTPLVPVRLDAEGPTIWCKLEFLNPSGSTKDRIARYMLEKAWRLGELSPGGEVVEASSGSTSIALALASAQMGVRFTAVMPEGVTDERVLTIRAYGGDVVLVPRELGVRGAIQKAEEIARERKAFAPRQFENPDNAEAHRVWTGQEVLSQIPGGLVHGVVSGVGTGGTVVGLYQAFAEAGCPVTAFIARPIAGLGCDIECCSFSPRVPGVVDGMSKLYRDADMPGRVELDVSDEQAMCTARALIRRGFPVGPSSGLNYVAAVEAARRLGPGAQVVTVFPDRMERYFSTELIQQRPAAARGVA; via the coding sequence ATGCGTCCTCCTTGTCGCCCGCTGCCCGCGGATGGCCGCTTCCTCCAGGCCATCGCTCCGACGCCACTCGTCCCCGTCCGACTGGACGCCGAGGGGCCCACCATCTGGTGCAAGTTGGAGTTCCTCAACCCCAGTGGGTCCACGAAGGACCGCATCGCGCGGTACATGTTGGAGAAGGCCTGGCGCCTGGGCGAGCTGAGCCCGGGCGGCGAGGTGGTGGAGGCGTCCAGCGGCTCGACGAGCATCGCCCTGGCGCTGGCCAGCGCGCAGATGGGCGTGCGCTTCACGGCGGTGATGCCGGAGGGTGTCACCGACGAGCGCGTGCTCACCATCCGCGCCTACGGCGGTGACGTGGTGCTGGTGCCCCGGGAGTTGGGGGTGCGTGGGGCCATCCAGAAGGCGGAGGAGATCGCGCGTGAGCGCAAGGCCTTCGCGCCGCGCCAGTTCGAGAACCCGGACAACGCGGAGGCGCACCGGGTGTGGACGGGGCAGGAGGTGCTCTCGCAGATTCCGGGCGGGCTGGTGCACGGCGTGGTGAGCGGCGTGGGCACCGGCGGCACGGTGGTGGGCCTGTATCAGGCGTTCGCGGAAGCGGGCTGTCCGGTGACGGCGTTCATCGCGAGGCCCATCGCGGGCCTGGGGTGTGACATCGAGTGTTGCAGCTTCAGCCCGCGCGTGCCCGGCGTGGTGGATGGCATGTCCAAGCTGTACCGCGACGCGGACATGCCGGGGCGGGTGGAGCTGGACGTGTCGGACGAGCAGGCGATGTGCACCGCGCGCGCGCTCATCCGCCGGGGCTTCCCGGTGGGGCCGTCGTCGGGGCTCAACTACGTGGCCGCGGTGGAGGCGGCGCGCAGGCTGGGACCGGGCGCGCAGGTCGTCACCGTGTTCCCCGACCGCATGGAGCGCTACTTCTCCACGGAGCTGATTCAGCAGCGTCCGGCGGCCGCGCGCGGCGTGGCGTGA
- a CDS encoding sensor histidine kinase, which translates to MSPPSPVILNVNDDVASRYVTSRVLGLAGYQVVEAGSGREALSLADERTDLVILDVRLPDISGLEVCRQLKSSPRTHDTLVLHLSAQAVGPGDRALGLEHGADGYLVAPVDPEELVAQVHALLRLRRAERKVHALSEEVEHQRRLLAMAMASAADPMALYDATGRLLFANHVAHAARDPKGVVTPGISLAEQEAKDPALAPFIRMMGVTLSTGQVQRGAVVLETARGPRHYDFTLSPTLGTDGRVAAVMATARDVTEERSAEEFREQFIGMLGHDLRNPLNALSMSAQQLKRKGNLDERQAALTERILTSAERMDRMIRQLLDFARARLGGGVPVVASDCDVFDVARRTLEEMRASHPGRMLVLEVVGDGRGSWDLDRLEQAFSNLLANALKYSPGDSPVRMWGEADGQGVVLRVHNGGPPIPPDELPHVFAAWRRGSRAVQHESKAASGLGLGLYITRQILLAHGGEVTVESSSGNGTTFTMRLPRG; encoded by the coding sequence ATGAGTCCTCCTTCTCCGGTCATTCTGAACGTCAATGATGATGTCGCCAGCCGCTACGTGACGAGCCGCGTCCTGGGGCTCGCCGGCTACCAGGTGGTGGAGGCCGGCTCGGGCCGCGAGGCCCTGTCCCTGGCGGACGAGCGCACCGACCTGGTCATCCTGGACGTCCGCCTGCCCGACATCAGCGGGCTGGAGGTCTGCCGCCAGCTGAAGTCGTCTCCGCGCACGCACGACACGCTGGTGCTGCACCTCTCCGCGCAGGCCGTGGGTCCTGGAGACCGGGCGCTGGGCCTGGAGCACGGCGCGGACGGCTACCTGGTGGCCCCGGTGGACCCCGAGGAGCTGGTGGCCCAGGTGCACGCGCTGCTCAGGCTGCGCCGCGCCGAGCGCAAGGTGCACGCGCTGTCCGAGGAGGTCGAGCACCAGCGCAGGCTGCTCGCCATGGCCATGGCCTCCGCGGCGGACCCGATGGCCCTCTATGACGCCACCGGCCGGCTGCTCTTCGCCAACCACGTGGCCCACGCCGCACGGGACCCGAAGGGCGTGGTCACCCCGGGCATCTCGCTCGCGGAGCAGGAGGCGAAGGACCCGGCGCTGGCTCCCTTCATCCGGATGATGGGCGTGACGCTGTCCACCGGCCAGGTCCAGCGCGGCGCCGTCGTCCTGGAGACGGCCCGGGGGCCCCGCCACTACGACTTCACGTTGTCGCCCACGCTGGGCACGGACGGCCGGGTGGCGGCGGTGATGGCCACCGCGCGCGACGTCACCGAGGAGCGCAGCGCGGAGGAGTTCCGCGAGCAGTTCATCGGCATGCTCGGCCATGACCTGCGCAACCCCCTCAACGCCCTGTCCATGTCCGCGCAGCAGCTCAAGCGCAAGGGCAACCTGGACGAGCGCCAGGCGGCCCTCACCGAGCGCATCCTCACCAGCGCCGAGCGCATGGACCGGATGATTCGTCAGCTACTGGACTTCGCGCGCGCGAGGCTGGGCGGCGGGGTGCCGGTGGTGGCGTCCGACTGCGACGTGTTCGACGTGGCGCGGCGCACGCTCGAGGAGATGCGCGCCAGCCACCCCGGCCGGATGCTCGTCCTGGAGGTGGTGGGGGACGGGCGGGGCTCGTGGGACCTGGACCGGCTGGAGCAGGCCTTCAGCAACCTGCTGGCGAACGCGCTCAAGTACAGCCCCGGGGACAGCCCCGTGCGGATGTGGGGCGAGGCGGACGGGCAGGGCGTGGTGCTCCGGGTGCACAACGGCGGGCCGCCCATCCCCCCGGATGAGCTGCCCCATGTCTTCGCCGCATGGCGTCGAGGCTCCCGCGCGGTGCAGCACGAGTCGAAGGCCGCGTCGGGCCTGGGGCTGGGGCTCTACATCACCCGGCAGATCCTGCTCGCCCACGGTGGCGAGGTGACGGTGGAGTCCAGTTCCGGAAACGGGACGACCTTCACGATGCGGCTGCCGCGCGGATGA